The following nucleotide sequence is from Sphingomonas panacisoli.
GACCTTGACCTTGGCGGCCGGGCCGACCGCGACGATCTTACCCTTGTCCGCGATCACCGTCTGGTCGTCGAGGAACTTGGCCGCGATCGCATCGAACATCTTCACGTGCGTGAATGCGACCGGCACCGGCGACACTTTGCCGAAGCGCTCGCGGATCGCTGGGTTGAGCGCCGCCATGGCGTCGATCTGCGCCTTTTGCAGCTTCAGCCGGTCGTCGGCATAGGCCTTGGGTAGCAGCGCCATTCCGCCCGCCTGTCCGAAGAAGCTGCCGTCCTGGTTCATCAGGACCAGACCCGGCTCGAGGCTGAGGCCCTTGATCATCCACGACGTGACGGTCTTGGCGGTCGGGCCGCTGCCGACCTGGATATCGACCAGTTTCTCCATCCGTTCGGTGCCGCTCGGCAGCAACGTCAGCGTCTTGTTCGGCGCCTTGTAGAGCGATTCCGCCCAGTATTTTAGGTCGGCCCAGGTACCGCCGACCGTGGCATATTGGCTCTTTCCGTCATAGGCGGCCGATCCAGCATCGATCGGCGTCTTCCAGCTCGCCTTGCCGCCGACGACGTCGAAGCTTTCCGCGGCGTCGCCGTTGGGCGTGATCCCGCGTCCGACGATCTTCTCCGGCTGGCCGTTCGGACCGAGCTTGATCGTCTCGTCCACCTCGGTGACCATGCCGCGCAGCAGGAAGCTCTGGCGGCTGGCGATGGTCCCGTCGGGCATCGTCCAGATCCACGCCGTGCCATGCTGTCCGGCGGACGAGACGATGACGAACTCCTCCGCATTGGCCGGCGGGGTAAGCAATTGATCCTTGGGCGTCTGCGACGCGACCGGCGCGGACACGGACAGCGCGGCGCCGGCGAGCAATATCGCGGCGATCGAACGGATTATCATGATGTCCCCCCTCGTGGAAAAGCGGATCGTTATTCGGCGGCGGCGTTGTCGGACGCCGTGTCAGCCGTCGCATCGGTATCGTTGGAGGTCATGCCGGCATCGGCGGTGGGCGTGGCCGTGGGCGACGGCGTGGCGACGACCTCGCCGACCGCAGTCGTCTTGATCGACCCGGCCGAATTCTCCCCGACCGCATCCGAACTGCCACCGCTGCATCCGGACAGCGCCATCAATCCGATGCCCGCGATCAGCCAAGTCTTCATGCCAGCCCTCCCTGATTGCGCCGATGGTCACCCGATCGGACCGCGCGGTCAAGACGGCGGCGCACGAGAACGCTAATGATTGCGCGATGACGCTCAAACGATCCTTCGCGCCCGTCGTCGATGCCCATACGCGGCTGCTGATCTGCGGCAGTTTGCCGGGCGACCGCAGCTTGGCGGCGGGGCGGTATTATGCGCACCCGCAGAACCAGTTCTGGCGGTTGCTGTCACCGGTCGCGGCCGTGGACTTGGCGGCGCTGGAGTATGAGCAGCGGCTCGCGGCGATGCGCGCGGCGCGGATCGGACTGTGGGACGTCGTCTCCAGCGCTATGCGACCGGGGAGCCGCGACGCGGCGATCCGCGATCACACCGCCAACGATCTGCCCGCGCTCGCGGCGGGTCTCCCCGATCTCCGCGCGATCGCATTCAATGGCGGCACCGCCTATCGGCTCGGAATACGCCAGATGGCGGGCATCGATCGCTACGCCTTGATCGCCCTGCCCTCGAGCAGCCCGCTCCATACCGTCGGCGTAGCGGCCAAGCAGGCGGCGTGGTCTGCCCTGCGGTCGGTGCTCACTTCTGCCCCTTGAGCGCCTTGTACACTTCGCGCGGGCCCGCCGACAGCGACGCGGCGATGATGAACCCCGCCGCGAGCGGCAGGATCGCGACGAACAGGATCGGGTTCGACGGCCAGACTTTTTTCGGCGGATCGGGATACATGCCGTCCCCTTAGCATAAGAACTGTCGGACTCGGCAATGTTCCGCTAATGTTCCGTCGCCATGCCCGAGTCTCCCACCCTCGACCGAACCTCGAACAGTGCGCTGCTGACGCTCCCGTCGCGACCGCTGCGGTGGCTGTTCCTCGACCTCAATTCCTATTTCGCCAGCGTCGAGCAGCAGCTCGATCCCACATTGCGCGGCAAACCGGTGATCGTCGCGCCGGTCGGGTCCGACACCACTGTCGCGATCGCCGCGTCGGTCGAGGCGAAGCGCTACGGCATCTCGACCGGCACCCCCGTCTGGGAAGCCAAGAACCTGTGCCGCGACCTGATGATCGCGCCCGCCCAGCACCAACGCTACGTCGAGTTCCACGACGCGATCATCGCGGAGATCTGGAAGCACATCCCCGTCACGCGCGTCTGCTCGATCGACGAAGTCGCATGCCGCCTGCTCGACAACGAAAATGACCGCGACGCCGCAATCGCCCTCGCCCGCCGCATCAAGGCCGGCATCCTGAGCAATGTCGGCGAATGCCTGACCTCGTCGGTCGGGATCGCGCCCAACCGGCTGCTGGCGAAGCTCGCGTCCGATATGCAGAAGCCCGACGGGCTTGTCGTCCTAGACGCCACCGAGCTGCCGCAGCGGCTCTACGACCTCAAGCTGCGCGACATTGCCGGGATCGGCGCGAACATGGAGCGGCGGCTGGCGCGCGACGGGGTCAACGACATTCGCGACTTGTGCGAGCGCCGCCCGCGCGACGCCGGCAGCGCTTGGGGCGGCGTCAACGGCGATCGGCTATGGTACCTTCTCCACGGCGTAGACCTGCCCGACAAACCGACACAGACGCGCTCGATCGGGCACAGCCACGTCCTTTCACCCAACAAACGCGGGCTCGAACCGGTCCGCCTCACCGCCCGCCGCCTCGCGCTCAAGGCCGCCAGCCGGTTGCGGCGCAAGGGCTATGTCAGCCGGCTGCTGGTGCTCCACGTGCGCTTCGAGGCGGACAAGGCGGTCTGGCAATGCAGCCGCAAGCTCGAAGCGACGCAGGACAGCTTCAAGGTGCTCGCCGCGCTCGACTCGCTGTTCCCGCGGCTTGCCGAGGAAGGCCGCGCGCGCCACGGCAGCTTGCGCGTCCGTATGGTGGGCGTGACGCTCAACGAAGTCGTTCCGGTTGCCGGCGAGCAGGGATCGCTGTTCGCGCATCTCGACCCCAACGACCCGCTGGCGCGCGAAACGCGCGGGCTTGCGCTGAGCCGCGCGATGGATCGATTGAACGAGAGGTTCGGCCGCCACGCCGTATCGCTCGGGCCGTTCCATGGCGGGCGGATCGACCGCGTCGGCACCAAAATCGCGTTCGGCCGCATCCCGGACCTGGACGAGTTCCACGAATGACGTTTTTGTTGCGGTCTTGACCTCGGCCACGCCTTGCGCGAAGCGTTAACGCCTATGAAGACCCCCCTCCTCACCGCAACCGCCGTCGCGCTGCTCGCGCTCACGGCCTGTCAGCAAAAGTCCGAGACGACGACCGTCGCCAACGACACCACCGTCGCGAACACGACCACCGTTTCGACCGCGCCGATCGAATTGCCGC
It contains:
- a CDS encoding DNA polymerase Y family protein, whose translation is MPESPTLDRTSNSALLTLPSRPLRWLFLDLNSYFASVEQQLDPTLRGKPVIVAPVGSDTTVAIAASVEAKRYGISTGTPVWEAKNLCRDLMIAPAQHQRYVEFHDAIIAEIWKHIPVTRVCSIDEVACRLLDNENDRDAAIALARRIKAGILSNVGECLTSSVGIAPNRLLAKLASDMQKPDGLVVLDATELPQRLYDLKLRDIAGIGANMERRLARDGVNDIRDLCERRPRDAGSAWGGVNGDRLWYLLHGVDLPDKPTQTRSIGHSHVLSPNKRGLEPVRLTARRLALKAASRLRRKGYVSRLLVLHVRFEADKAVWQCSRKLEATQDSFKVLAALDSLFPRLAEEGRARHGSLRVRMVGVTLNEVVPVAGEQGSLFAHLDPNDPLARETRGLALSRAMDRLNERFGRHAVSLGPFHGGRIDRVGTKIAFGRIPDLDEFHE
- a CDS encoding DNA-deoxyinosine glycosylase is translated as MTLKRSFAPVVDAHTRLLICGSLPGDRSLAAGRYYAHPQNQFWRLLSPVAAVDLAALEYEQRLAAMRAARIGLWDVVSSAMRPGSRDAAIRDHTANDLPALAAGLPDLRAIAFNGGTAYRLGIRQMAGIDRYALIALPSSSPLHTVGVAAKQAAWSALRSVLTSAP